A stretch of Sphingorhabdus sp. YGSMI21 DNA encodes these proteins:
- a CDS encoding Fic family protein codes for MPGSKKIDFSPAKAVFQEIVFPEKALLAGYSALIDALDLLVPLPNKIFATGAHHKVIDNEKSRIMSLRHQPEATLEGHLVFALKYEGLDLHVLKAVFMAVGANQIKAIVKGTPTGAYARRLWFLYEWLTGDAIDLAEPPVTNYVGVVDPKQQFCVTGVKLPRYKVTNNLPGTPDFCPMVFRTEKLVNFLAQDLPTKAQERIAQLPKDVLARTAAFLLLKDSKSSYAIEGERPPQNRIQRWGKAIGEAGKQALSHDEFERLQNIVIDDTRFVKLGYRNEGGFVGEHDRTSGAPLPDHISARHDDIPMLMDGLIEFSNAHSRELDAVVAAAMLAFGFIYIHPFEDGNGRLHRYLIHHALAQRGFNPPGIVFPVSAAILERIDDYRIVLENHSGKALPLIEWHATPKNNVEVTNQTADLYRYFDATAHAEFIYECVAQTIEIDLPKEAEFLERYDRFNDAIQAIADMPGPTADLLHKFLAQNAGSLSARARKIEFAALSDHEVAVIEKHYAEIFDT; via the coding sequence ATGCCAGGCAGTAAAAAAATTGATTTTTCACCTGCAAAAGCGGTTTTTCAGGAAATAGTGTTTCCGGAAAAAGCGTTACTGGCTGGTTATAGCGCTCTGATAGATGCTCTCGACTTACTGGTTCCGCTTCCCAATAAAATATTCGCAACCGGCGCTCACCACAAAGTGATAGACAACGAAAAGTCGCGCATTATGAGCTTGCGCCACCAGCCCGAGGCCACTCTTGAGGGCCATCTGGTGTTTGCTCTTAAATATGAAGGGCTAGACCTACACGTTCTGAAAGCAGTTTTCATGGCGGTCGGCGCTAACCAGATAAAAGCGATCGTTAAAGGCACGCCAACTGGAGCATATGCTCGGCGGCTGTGGTTTCTCTATGAATGGCTAACCGGCGACGCCATTGATCTGGCGGAACCCCCGGTTACCAATTACGTTGGTGTCGTTGATCCAAAACAGCAATTTTGTGTGACAGGTGTAAAGCTGCCACGCTATAAAGTGACCAACAATCTTCCTGGCACGCCGGATTTCTGCCCGATGGTATTCCGGACGGAAAAACTGGTAAATTTTCTCGCACAAGATTTGCCAACGAAGGCGCAGGAACGGATCGCGCAGTTGCCGAAAGATGTGTTGGCCAGAACAGCGGCTTTTCTGCTCTTGAAGGATTCCAAATCCAGCTATGCCATTGAAGGTGAGCGCCCTCCCCAAAATCGTATTCAACGGTGGGGCAAAGCAATTGGCGAAGCGGGCAAGCAGGCGCTCAGCCATGATGAGTTTGAGCGACTGCAAAATATCGTCATTGATGATACGCGCTTTGTAAAGCTCGGTTATCGAAACGAAGGCGGTTTCGTCGGTGAACATGATCGCACAAGTGGTGCACCGCTTCCAGATCATATCAGCGCTCGTCATGATGACATCCCCATGCTGATGGATGGCTTGATCGAGTTTTCAAATGCGCATTCCCGGGAATTGGATGCAGTGGTTGCCGCAGCCATGCTCGCCTTTGGCTTTATCTATATCCATCCGTTTGAAGATGGCAATGGCCGCTTGCACCGCTATCTCATTCATCACGCGCTTGCTCAGCGAGGCTTTAATCCGCCTGGTATTGTGTTTCCGGTTTCGGCCGCGATACTTGAAAGAATTGATGATTATCGTATCGTGCTGGAAAATCATTCAGGAAAGGCGCTGCCGCTTATCGAGTGGCATGCGACGCCTAAAAATAATGTCGAGGTGACAAACCAGACTGCCGACCTCTATCGTTATTTCGATGCGACGGCACATGCAGAATTCATCTATGAATGTGTCGCTCAAACCATTGAAATTGACTTGCCGAAAGAGGCTGAATTTCTGGAGCGCTATGATCGTTTTAACGATGCCATCCAGGCAATCGCCGATATGCCAGGTCCAACAGCTGATTTACTCCATAAATTTCTGGCACAAAATGCCGGATCACTGTCAGCACGCGCACGGAAGATAGAATTTGCAGCGCTATCTGATCATGAAGTGGCGGTAATTGAAAAGCACTACGCCGAGATATTCGATACCTGA
- a CDS encoding RNA polymerase sigma factor → MSINATALSRLLLAERQSLLRQLSRLVGRDGAEDVAQKLWLKVQAVRDDPPILNKRAYLRRLAHNVAVDHIKSDRRKTAVAQHAEALLWGQDHEPGPDRIVESRETLQRVRDALASLPEPTRTILHLTRMEGLTQRETAERVGVSSTTVENHLRRALRELAQVRDGDPAGE, encoded by the coding sequence ATGTCTATCAACGCCACCGCCTTGTCGCGTCTGTTGCTTGCAGAACGCCAGTCGCTGCTCCGGCAGCTCAGCCGGCTTGTCGGGCGGGACGGGGCCGAGGATGTGGCGCAGAAATTGTGGCTCAAGGTCCAGGCGGTCCGGGACGATCCCCCGATCCTCAACAAGCGGGCCTATTTGCGGCGGCTGGCGCATAATGTCGCGGTGGATCATATCAAGAGCGACCGGCGCAAGACGGCGGTTGCCCAGCATGCGGAGGCTTTGCTGTGGGGGCAGGATCATGAGCCGGGGCCGGACCGCATTGTGGAATCGCGGGAAACGCTGCAGCGGGTGCGGGATGCGCTGGCCAGTCTTCCCGAGCCGACGCGCACGATATTGCACCTCACCCGCATGGAAGGGCTGACCCAGCGGGAAACCGCTGAGCGGGTCGGGGTGAGTTCGACCACGGTCGAAAATCACCTGCGGCGGGCGTTGCGCGAGCTTGCCCAGGTCCGGGACGGTGATCCCGCCGGGGAATAA
- a CDS encoding FecR domain-containing protein: MNMKKQAIPIPNSSEQNQHADLDEQARYWIVRLVSKEMSQRELEDLEAWLAEHESHAAAFARERALWQDLDMVAEGPASRPMPAAGMRPKPLQKRPRLSRRRLVRALPLALTASFIALFYGPVLLLEMQSDFRTAAGETRSIALSDGSTVMLDSASAIAVDMQGRNRTIRLLEGRAWFDVRHESRPFLVEAMDGVTRDIGTAFEVMEQDDSVQVSVTEGAVEVQGRARGAAHLLEAGERARYSDSDVVPLPSRPVSAMASWRKGELLLNQQPVEDAIQQIARYRAAPVWLWGDFDDLPTVSGVFLISRPDEALATIARMRSLERVELPGGALLLRPKEK; encoded by the coding sequence ATGAACATGAAGAAACAGGCCATTCCGATACCCAATTCCTCTGAGCAAAACCAGCATGCCGACCTTGACGAGCAGGCGCGATACTGGATCGTCCGCCTCGTTTCGAAGGAAATGAGCCAGCGGGAACTGGAAGATCTGGAAGCATGGCTGGCAGAGCATGAAAGCCATGCCGCCGCCTTTGCCCGCGAACGCGCGCTCTGGCAGGATCTGGACATGGTTGCCGAGGGACCGGCCAGCCGCCCGATGCCGGCCGCCGGGATGCGCCCGAAGCCGCTGCAAAAAAGGCCGCGCCTGTCGCGCCGCCGTCTGGTGCGCGCCCTGCCACTGGCGCTGACCGCCAGTTTCATCGCGCTCTTTTACGGCCCGGTCTTGCTGCTGGAAATGCAGTCCGATTTCCGCACGGCTGCCGGCGAGACGCGCAGCATCGCGCTGTCCGATGGGTCGACCGTCATGCTCGACAGCGCCAGCGCGATTGCCGTGGATATGCAGGGACGGAACCGGACCATCCGCTTGCTGGAGGGCCGCGCATGGTTCGACGTCCGGCATGAATCCCGTCCGTTTCTGGTGGAAGCGATGGACGGGGTGACGCGCGATATTGGCACTGCTTTCGAAGTCATGGAGCAGGATGACAGCGTCCAGGTTTCCGTCACCGAAGGCGCGGTCGAAGTGCAGGGCCGGGCGCGCGGCGCGGCGCATCTGCTGGAGGCGGGAGAGCGGGCGCGCTATTCCGATAGCGACGTCGTTCCGCTGCCCTCCCGACCCGTCTCGGCGATGGCGTCATGGCGCAAGGGGGAATTGCTGCTAAACCAGCAGCCTGTGGAAGACGCCATTCAGCAGATTGCCCGCTATCGCGCCGCACCGGTCTGGCTGTGGGGCGATTTTGACGATCTGCCGACGGTGAGCGGTGTGTTCCTGATCTCCCGTCCGGACGAAGCGCTGGCAACCATTGCCCGGATGCGCAGCCTGGAGCGGGTGGAATTGCCCGGCGGCGCGCTGCTGCTGCGCCCCAAGGAAAAATAA
- a CDS encoding TonB-dependent receptor encodes MISKNGRDRRTINIVRHMMLAGTALNFVTPVAAVAQDQTTAADDMRHDFDIAAQTLRGALRQVMQQGNIQVGFEASEVDGKRSASVSGNMDVNSALSALLAGTGLTYRRLTNGSVVIVPAAAEDDGTVQLPTLKVEGSGGTAGSGGTSGRGNGVASRDAPYRSAASTAHISAEQIQQNRGTSPGDFLRGVPGVLNGDNRNSGALDVNIRGMQGMDRVPVVIDGSLQQSTVYRGYSGVAGRTYLDPDLVGSITIEKGPSAAADGVGATGGVVRANTLSANDLVAEDKNFGIRFKAGMQGNNVDIPAVGTLGTGNGSDERYARPDMLDLNGYNFSIATAYRSDAFDLVGAVARRKTGNYFGGEHGEVPAGSSRYQHGEEVLSSSQDNTSILLRSVIRPNDDLALDLSYMRYESDFGEMMPSQIVRFGGALQAPLSRTHVNTYTGRLRWDPADNDLIDLHLDSWATDNFTSIETLYRFELPNGTVINDDAAFQSQSNRWGLRLWNDSRFDTGIGALALSYGGSYTRERLKPPPGWEDYKGNSGYSDFVEPRDGWRNEYSAYISGELKPTDWLTFNAAMRYTKVKSHDNNLVDVSTGSSDDRDRATGYNDENNSGFSPIASVIVEPLPGLQFFARYAEAIRAPSLFESTSGFSFYPDPDNPARAERSRNSEIGLNYQTDSLIVSDDVLQARLSYYSNHVDDYLTRGTSDGLTSVINIDSAEFQGAELSLRYDTGGVYAELAGSVLTYEEFCTEAGACREGGTANSYIPSHLPPKNSLSATLGARLFDERLHVGGRYTHMGDRGNTIYTFGGSLTVVDWEPYDVFDLFGDFRIDDRMSVEFGIDNITDRYYMDALTLGLMPSPGRTFRLGFTGAFGGPAKAESDNQRQRAMESYLLGKSAAGSFDGDWSGFYLGATAGYADISRKGTTTDGAGNADAVAATESADLSHGDMQWGAFAGYNYDLGGGWIAGAEADFSLMQGNAMRYAISEEIQTTANGFYNLAADQEAQASMEYDSQWMATARGRIGYATGRALFYGTGGLAFLKEKQTRGQYIDTYDVKNLSQANPYGYLTELSFTETDSKTRTGWTLGAGAEIALGKNISLRGEYSYARFGQKDFLFEEARSGVGKSFSYDEIVGYGPPTIFNIPGIGIIEIPNPIYEQVTQVGTSDIENGRRAASKADVHGLKIGLSFRF; translated from the coding sequence ATGATTTCAAAAAATGGCCGTGACAGACGGACGATCAATATTGTGCGGCATATGATGCTGGCCGGTACCGCGCTGAACTTCGTGACGCCGGTGGCGGCTGTCGCGCAGGACCAGACCACGGCAGCCGACGATATGCGGCATGATTTCGATATCGCCGCCCAGACGCTGCGCGGCGCGCTGCGGCAGGTCATGCAACAGGGCAATATTCAGGTCGGTTTTGAAGCCAGCGAAGTCGATGGCAAGCGCTCGGCCTCCGTGTCGGGCAATATGGATGTGAACAGCGCCCTGTCCGCCCTGCTTGCAGGCACCGGCCTGACCTATCGACGGCTCACCAACGGATCGGTGGTGATCGTGCCCGCTGCGGCAGAGGATGATGGCACGGTCCAGCTTCCTACCCTCAAGGTCGAAGGTAGCGGCGGAACCGCGGGCAGCGGCGGGACTTCCGGACGCGGCAACGGCGTCGCTTCGCGCGACGCACCCTATCGCAGCGCGGCCTCGACCGCCCATATTTCGGCCGAGCAGATCCAGCAGAACCGTGGCACCTCGCCGGGCGATTTCCTGCGCGGGGTTCCCGGCGTGCTGAATGGCGACAATCGCAACTCCGGCGCGCTGGATGTCAATATTCGCGGGATGCAGGGGATGGACCGCGTGCCGGTGGTGATTGACGGCTCGCTGCAGCAGTCGACCGTCTATCGCGGCTATTCCGGCGTCGCCGGCCGGACCTATCTCGACCCCGATCTGGTCGGCAGTATCACGATCGAGAAAGGCCCTAGCGCGGCAGCAGACGGGGTCGGCGCCACCGGCGGCGTGGTGCGAGCGAACACACTCAGCGCCAATGATCTGGTGGCCGAAGACAAGAATTTCGGCATTCGTTTCAAGGCGGGTATGCAAGGCAATAATGTCGATATACCGGCGGTGGGCACGCTCGGTACCGGCAACGGGTCCGACGAGCGTTATGCCCGGCCCGACATGCTGGACCTGAACGGCTATAATTTCAGTATCGCCACTGCGTATCGCTCGGATGCGTTTGATCTCGTCGGGGCTGTTGCGCGCCGCAAGACCGGCAATTATTTCGGTGGCGAACATGGCGAAGTGCCCGCAGGCAGCAGCCGCTACCAGCATGGCGAGGAAGTGCTCAGTAGCTCGCAGGACAACACATCAATCTTGCTACGCAGCGTGATCCGGCCAAACGACGATCTCGCTCTGGATCTGTCCTATATGCGCTACGAGAGCGATTTCGGCGAAATGATGCCGTCGCAGATCGTCCGGTTCGGTGGCGCTTTGCAAGCGCCGCTCAGCCGGACCCATGTGAACACCTATACCGGTCGTTTGCGCTGGGATCCCGCCGACAATGACCTTATCGACCTCCATCTCGACAGCTGGGCGACGGATAATTTCACCAGTATCGAAACGCTCTATCGTTTCGAACTCCCCAACGGGACGGTGATCAACGACGATGCCGCTTTCCAAAGCCAGTCCAATCGCTGGGGCTTGCGGCTCTGGAACGATTCTCGCTTTGATACCGGGATCGGCGCGCTCGCGCTTAGCTATGGCGGTTCTTACACACGCGAGCGGCTGAAGCCGCCTCCAGGATGGGAGGATTACAAGGGCAACTCGGGTTACAGCGATTTTGTCGAACCGCGCGACGGCTGGCGCAATGAATATAGCGCCTATATTTCGGGCGAGCTCAAGCCGACTGACTGGCTCACGTTCAATGCAGCGATGCGCTACACGAAGGTAAAGTCCCACGACAATAATCTGGTCGATGTTTCTACCGGATCGTCCGACGACCGGGACAGGGCGACCGGCTATAATGACGAGAATAACAGCGGTTTCTCGCCCATTGCCTCGGTCATTGTGGAGCCGCTGCCCGGATTGCAGTTTTTCGCCCGCTATGCCGAAGCGATCCGCGCGCCGAGCCTGTTTGAATCGACGTCCGGCTTCTCTTTCTATCCCGATCCGGACAATCCGGCACGCGCAGAGCGGTCGCGCAACAGCGAGATCGGCCTCAACTACCAGACCGATTCGCTGATTGTCTCGGACGACGTCCTGCAGGCGCGGCTCAGCTATTATTCCAATCATGTGGATGACTATCTGACGCGCGGTACCAGCGATGGCCTGACGTCGGTAATCAATATCGACAGCGCCGAGTTCCAGGGCGCGGAGCTTTCGCTGCGCTACGACACGGGTGGCGTCTATGCCGAACTGGCCGGCTCGGTCCTGACCTATGAAGAGTTCTGCACCGAAGCGGGAGCATGCCGGGAAGGGGGAACCGCGAACAGCTATATCCCGTCGCACCTTCCTCCGAAAAACAGCCTGTCGGCGACGCTTGGCGCACGCCTGTTCGACGAGCGGCTGCACGTCGGCGGGCGTTATACCCATATGGGGGATCGCGGCAACACGATCTATACATTTGGCGGTTCCTTAACGGTTGTCGATTGGGAGCCCTATGATGTGTTCGATCTGTTCGGGGATTTCCGGATCGATGACCGGATGAGCGTGGAATTCGGAATCGATAATATTACCGACCGCTATTATATGGACGCGCTGACACTGGGCCTGATGCCTTCACCGGGCCGCACTTTCCGGCTCGGCTTTACCGGTGCTTTCGGAGGTCCGGCCAAAGCGGAATCCGACAACCAGCGCCAGCGGGCGATGGAATCCTATCTGCTCGGAAAATCGGCTGCCGGGTCTTTCGATGGCGACTGGAGCGGCTTCTATCTCGGCGCAACCGCAGGTTATGCCGATATTTCTCGAAAAGGCACGACCACCGACGGTGCCGGCAATGCGGATGCCGTCGCCGCCACCGAGAGCGCCGATCTGAGCCATGGCGACATGCAATGGGGCGCGTTCGCGGGCTATAATTACGATCTCGGCGGTGGCTGGATTGCCGGTGCCGAGGCCGATTTCAGCCTGATGCAGGGCAATGCGATGCGCTATGCGATCTCTGAAGAAATCCAGACCACTGCCAACGGCTTTTACAATCTCGCTGCCGATCAGGAAGCGCAGGCGTCGATGGAATATGATTCACAGTGGATGGCCACAGCGCGCGGGCGGATCGGCTATGCAACCGGCCGGGCTCTGTTCTACGGAACCGGCGGTCTTGCCTTCCTGAAGGAGAAGCAGACCCGCGGGCAGTATATTGACACCTATGACGTTAAAAACCTGTCCCAGGCCAATCCCTACGGCTATCTGACCGAGCTCTCCTTTACCGAAACAGACAGCAAGACGCGCACCGGCTGGACGCTCGGTGCGGGTGCGGAAATCGCTCTTGGCAAGAATATCTCGCTGCGTGGCGAATATAGTTACGCCCGGTTTGGGCAGAAGGACTTCCTGTTTGAAGAGGCCCGGTCCGGAGTCGGCAAGTCCTTCAGCTATGATGAGATCGTCGGATATGGTCCGCCCACCATATTCAATATCCCGGGAATCGGGATCATCGAAATCCCGAACCCGATCTACGAACAGGTTACGCAGGTCGGCACCTCCGACATCGAAAACGGCCGCCGGGCCGCCAGCAAGGCCGATGTTCACGGGCTGAAAATCGGCCTTTCCTTCCGCTTCTGA
- a CDS encoding biliverdin-producing heme oxygenase — MTDMTDTLEPSRAKRLKALTHDVHDALDKSVMEASSFDDLPGYSRFVQMQWAFHRDIDALYDDAGLQAVLPGLQHRRRRALIAADLVDLGLALPQLGDDPAFAAGKEADLPTALGWLYVAEGSNMGAALLRKQAARMGLSDTHGARHLAPAEIGPAAHWRAFTAALDAVALTDAEEARVVQGAQSAFARVQDLAHACLG, encoded by the coding sequence ATGACTGATATGACTGACACTCTCGAACCGTCGCGGGCGAAACGGCTCAAGGCTTTGACGCACGACGTGCATGACGCGCTGGACAAGTCCGTGATGGAGGCATCCAGTTTTGATGATTTACCAGGCTATAGCCGCTTTGTGCAGATGCAATGGGCATTCCACCGTGACATCGACGCGCTATATGACGACGCGGGGCTGCAGGCGGTTCTCCCCGGATTGCAGCACCGGCGCCGGAGAGCGCTGATTGCGGCGGATCTTGTGGATCTCGGGCTGGCGCTGCCCCAGCTCGGGGACGATCCGGCCTTTGCCGCCGGAAAGGAAGCCGATCTGCCCACGGCGCTCGGCTGGCTCTATGTGGCCGAGGGTTCCAACATGGGGGCGGCGCTGCTGCGTAAACAGGCGGCCAGGATGGGGCTGTCGGACACGCATGGTGCGCGGCATCTCGCGCCAGCAGAGATCGGGCCGGCAGCGCATTGGCGGGCATTTACAGCTGCATTGGACGCTGTCGCGCTGACCGATGCCGAGGAAGCGCGGGTGGTGCAGGGCGCACAATCTGCCTTTGCCCGGGTCCAGGATCTGGCCCATGCCTGTCTTGGTTGA
- a CDS encoding YbaN family protein produces MPVLVERVPEKTDGQELLKRSRTARIFWLVLGLLLVGVGFVGAFLPLLPTVDFLILALACFARSSPRLEAWLLNHPRFGPGLRAWREERAISRKARITSWCGMAFGYGLFLFAARPDWLPASLVGIAVLASALWVASRPLPRQMLASGDE; encoded by the coding sequence ATGCCTGTCTTGGTTGAGCGCGTTCCGGAGAAAACCGACGGGCAGGAGCTGCTGAAGCGCAGCCGAACGGCACGAATATTCTGGCTGGTGCTCGGGCTGTTGCTTGTGGGTGTGGGCTTTGTCGGCGCCTTTCTGCCGCTGCTGCCGACCGTCGATTTCCTGATCCTGGCGCTGGCCTGTTTTGCGCGGTCATCGCCCAGGCTGGAAGCCTGGCTTCTGAACCATCCGCGCTTCGGACCGGGTTTGCGGGCCTGGCGGGAAGAGCGGGCGATATCGCGCAAGGCACGCATCACCTCATGGTGCGGCATGGCTTTCGGCTATGGCCTGTTCCTGTTCGCCGCCCGTCCGGACTGGCTGCCGGCTAGCCTGGTCGGCATCGCCGTGCTGGCCAGCGCCTTGTGGGTCGCCAGCCGCCCGTTGCCCCGCCAGATGCTGGCCAGTGGCGACGAATAG